The DNA segment CAACCGCACCGACTCGGCCGTGCGCATAGTCCATTTGCCCACCAACACCGTGGTGCAGTGCCAAAGCGAGCGCTCGCAGCACCAAAACAAGGACCGGGCCATGAAAATGCTGCGCTCCAGGCTCTACGACCTGGAGCTGAAGGCTCAGCAGAAGGTAAAAGACAAGATCGAGGACGGCAAAGGCGGCATCGCCTGGGGCAACCAGATCCGCTCCTACGTGCTGCAGCCCTACCAGAGCGTCAAGGACCACCGCACCGGCATCGAGCGCGGCGACACCCAGCGCGTCCTCGACGGCGACATCATCAGCTTCATCAAGGAATCGCTCAAGTTGCCCAGATAAACTCGATATTCCCTATTTCTTGGCCGTCGTAACGAAAGGTTCGAAATTATCCTCGTTGATAACAGCAAAGCTGGAATCGGGATAGGCGGAGGAGAACGCCGGCGGCACCTTTGCTGCCCGGCCACGGCCGCGCTTGAACTCGAAGGCGAACAGCTTCCCTTCCCTTTCTTCGATGTAGTCGACTTCCTGCTGGCTGGTCGTCCGCCAGAAAAACGGGTTGTGCCAGATCCTCAGATAATGGTTGCACTTCATCCGCTCACCGAGCAGAAAGTTCTCCCAGAGCGCCCCCGCGTCCTGCCTAAGCCCTAGGGGATTGAAGTTCTTGATGATGGCATTGCGAATGCCGTTGTCGTAAAAGTAGATCTTCCTGCCCTTTTTGATCTCATTGCGCCGGTTGCGACTGAGCGACGCCAGGCGGAAGACGACGAACGACTTCTCCAGCAGGTCGATATAGCGCTCCACGGTCTCCTTGTCGGCACCGATCGTTTGTCCCAACTCGTGATAATTGACCTCCCAACCCACCTGC comes from the Candidatus Aminicenantes bacterium genome and includes:
- a CDS encoding PCRF domain-containing protein, producing the protein SVTVRCEGEFAFGYLKEEIGVHRLVRISPFDSNKRRHTSFAAVFVIPEVDDSISIDIDAKDLRIDTYRSSGKGGQHVNRTDSAVRIVHLPTNTVVQCQSERSQHQNKDRAMKMLRSRLYDLELKAQQKVKDKIEDGKGGIAWGNQIRSYVLQPYQSVKDHRTGIERGDTQRVLDGDIISFIKESLKLPR